Genomic DNA from Streptomyces sp. PCS3-D2:
TCCAACGCCGCTGAGGGGTCCGGCGGCGACCGGCCCGACGGGATCCACGGGGCCTGGGGTAGGTCCGGGAGTGGAGGCGGGGTGAGGTCGCCCCGGTCACCGAGGGGCTGGTGCCGGCCGGGGGAGAACGGTGCGCCGGGGGAGTGCGGGCCGGAGGGGGGTGGCCCACACGCGGCACATGCGCCTCACGGGGGTGGGGGTGGCCGCGGGCACCTCGACCCGGCACCCGGGAACGCGTGGTCCGGGCCGCGCGTTGAGGGGGTAGTGGTCGACGTCACAAGGAGGTGTCCGCAGATGTCCAACGGCGGAAAGGTCGCGGTTGCCGGAGTCGTGGCAGCCATCGTGTTGTTCTGGGCGGTGGGCTTCTGGGCGGGCCTGCTGGTTCTGATCGGGGTGCCGGCTGCGGCCTACCTCCTGTTGGATCCGTCCCAGAGGCGTCGGGTGCGCGGACTGTCCAGGAAGCAGATCGGCCGCTGACAGGGGACGTCTGACGCCTGACGTCAGGCGAGTGACACAGGCGCGCAGTGCGTGGCGTGCTCTGTGACGTGAGGGCCGATCGGTGGAAGCGCCGGGCTCCGGCCGGTGTACGGAGCCCGGACGGCGCGGCCGTGGTGCGGGGCCGGTGCGGCCGCGGGGCGGGCTTGCGGCGCCGGCCCGCCCACCCGGCTCAGGCCGCGCCGCTCACGAAGGCCGGCGTGAAATCCGCTTCGAGCAGCATCTGGGACGCGTGGTCCACGAGGTTGCGCAGGACCGACTGGTAGGTCTCGTCGCCGCCCAGTTCGTCCAGGATCCGGTAGGCCTCCGCGCGGAAGCAGTCGATCTCGGCACGGTAGCGGTCGAGGGCGGCGGGGGTCCGCAGGAGGCTCGCGAGTTCGAGCCTGGCCGGATGTGACCGGCTCGCGGCGGCGCACAGTCCCAGGATGTGATCCCGGGAGAGGGGTGAGGCGTCCTCGATGACGGAGGCGAGCAGGTAGGTCACCGTGCCGTTGAGAAGGTCCTCGTCGCGGCCGGACAGGATGTCCTCCTGGTCGTTGAAGAGCTGCCACAGGATTCCGAAGACGTATCCGAATTCACGCCACAGGGCGACCTTTTCACCCGTGGTGCCCGAGAATAAGGCGGCCATGGCCGTGATCATGCCGAACGGGGCGCCGGATTTGCCGCGGTACGTCTCCACTACTGACATGCGGGAGGCGCTGCGGATATCTCCGCGCATGTCGTCTAACTGGCCGTCGGCTCCTATGATCCAGCCGTCGAGAATCTCGCTTATCAGCGCGCCGCGCGTCGCCTCCGGGAGATCTTGCGCCAGGATGATCTGAACGGGCAGTGCGTTTCCGGTGATGACGGCGGCGAGCAGTGCTTCGTCCTCGGTGAGCTCGCCCGAGATGGACGCGCCGTCGGCGTCGGCCAGGTCGTCGAGATAGCAAGCCGAGGTCCACCACAGCAGGTGCACTGCGGACAGTGGCACCGCCGGCCCTGGGTTTCCCGTTTCTATGGCGTGCGTGAGCAGGGGGAGCACCGAAAGGGGATGTCTCAGTTTGCGCTGTTCGAGGAGCTTGGCCACGGATTTCCTGGTCGTCGCCGCGACGAGTCCGAGCCGGTCCAGAGCGGTTGCGATCTCCGCGTCGATGTCCTGTGCGACCTTCCGGTGTAGGTCCAGGTACGACATGCAATTCAAGAGTGGCCTCCATCGGGGAATGTGCGTGGGGGTGAGGTGCGCACCCTTCGAGCCGCGTGACTGGCCGATTCGATCATTCCGGAGGAGGGGGATCCAGAGCGATTTTCAGTCGCCGTGACCGGATTTCATTAGTTGACTCGTTAAACTACCGACGGTAATGGATATTTTTCGCCATTGTGTCGATCATTAATGGTCATTCATGAAGGTGGGCGCCCGATCTGGCTGTCGCGGCTCGCCACATGGCCCGAATTCGACTATTCGGGGAATCCGGGGACTCCGTTCGGGAGCCGGGTGGGTTGTCCACGGCGCCGAGTCCCCGGCGCACACCGAGGCCGCCCGCCCGCGCCACCCGGTACCGTGGGACGTCCGGCCGGCCGGGCCCGTTCCCGCCGCGATGCGGAAAGAGCACGACCAGCGCCCGGTCCGCCTGTCCGCACACCGCTACCCGGTCCGCCCACGTCCCCGGTCCGCCCCCGTCCCCGGTCCGCCCGGGTCACGCCGGGCGGACGGCCACGCGGTCGAGTGCAGCCAACAGGTCCGGCACGTCGATATCCCCCTCCCGGGGGACCATGAGCACCTCGCCCGGTTCCTCGTCCAGGAGGAGAAAGGCCGCCTCACCGGTGCGGGCCACCAGCGACCAGCCGGGCCCGTCCACCCGTAGCGTCCGGGCCCCCTCACCGGCGAAGGAGGACCGCACCCGGCCGGGCGGCGGTGGCATCCGCGTGTACTCCAGGGCCTCCTCCAGCGCACGTGCGAGCCCGGGGTGAGCCGCGGCCGCGGCCCCGCCGTCCGAGGCGACGCGCTCGCGCCAGTCGGCCCATTCCCTGGCGATCTGGTCCGCCCCCAGCCGCCGCTGCACCGGACCCCACGCCTCCGCCGACGGCGGCGCCAGCGGCACCCGCCCCGTACCGTCCGCCCCCTGCTCCGGATCGTGCGGCGCCGGGATCCCCGGCGCGGCCACCGACAACTCCACGGGCCAGCCCGCCAGCGAGACCACGATCGTCCGCTCGTCGGGCGACAGGTCGTACTCCATGCCGCAGTCCCACGAGGCGATGGCCGCGGCCACGAGCGAGACGTCGTCGACGACGACCGTCCAGCGCGCGCCGTCCTCGTCCTGGCCCAGCACCAGCCCGTACCCCTCCCGGTCGGGCGCCACGCCCAGCAGGGCACACGCCGCGGGGAAGTCGTCGCCCAGGAAGCCGGGGAACTGCGCGGGGGTCAGGAGTACGGCTGTCAGCACGTACAGCGAGCCGCCACCCTCGTCGTCGGACACCTGGCCTCCCTGCTCTCTCGTCGGCGCACCTTAACCAGCGGGTAACCCGCCCGTCGAGAGCCTGCGGGCCACGATTTCCAAGGTCGCGCGCTGCACGTAGAGTTGGGCACCCGCCACAGAAAGGGACTCGCGGTGCAGCGTTACGACCGGCTGAGGGAGATCCTCCGGCTCGACCCCGACGAGGACTTCCTCGCCATCTACCGGCTCACCGCCACCTACGAGTTCCCCTGGGACTTCACCCGTGCCCTGGAGCTCGCGCTGTTCCGGACGTACGCCGTGCCCGCCATCGGAGGCCTGCTCGCCGAGACCGCCGAGTTCACCGACCGTGCCCAGAAGCGCTACGACGACACCGCGCTGCTCCTCGACGCGGTCGTCGAGCACGGCTTCGACAACGACACCGCGCGCACGGCGATCCGCCGCGTCAACCAGATGCACCGCAGCTACGACATTTCCAACGACGACATGCGCTACGTGCTGTGCACGTTCGTGGTGATCCCGTCGCGCTGGCTGGATGCCTACGGCTGGCGCCCGATGACGCACCACGAGCGCCGGGCGAGCGCCAACTACTACGCCACCCTCGGCCGACACCTCGGTATCACCGACATCCCGGGCTCCTACGAGGAGTTCGAAACCACCCTGAACGCCTACGAAGCGGACCACTTCGGCTGGGACGAGGGCGGCCGCAGGGTCGCCGACGCCACCCTCGACCTGATGGCGTCCTGGTATCCGGCGCCGCTCGCACCCGCCATGCGCCGCGGGGGGATCGCCCTCCTCGACGACTCGCTCATCGACGCTTTCCGGTACGAGACCCCACACGCGGGTGTGCGGAAGCTGGTGCGGGGGGCGCTGCGGCTGCGGGGCCGCGCGGTCCGGCTGCTGCCGCCGCGCAGGGCCCCGCACTACGCCCGCCAGAACCCGGAGATCAAGGGCTACCGGGGTGGCTACGACGTGGGTGAGCTCGGCACGTTCCCGGTGCCCGGGTCGGGCGGCTGCCCCGTGCCGCATCCGCGCCGACCCACCGGAGCTGATGCCCAGCCCCCGGCCTGACCCCGGGCGCCCCCGGCGGTGGCCGGGTGCGCCGCCGCCGTAGGGGCATCGTGTCGCGGCGGACGGGCGGACGGGCGGACGGGCGGACGGGCGGGTGCGTGGCGGGGCCGGCGTCACGCCCGCCGCACGGCCAGCGCCAGGAAGCGGTGGTCCTCGTCTGCGTACGAGTCCAGGTCCCAGCCCGCGGCCGACAGGAGAGGGCGGAGGTTGTGCTCGGCCCGCAGGTCCTGCGGGGTCAGCCGGCGGCCCTGGCGCGCGGCGAGGGCCGCCCGCCCGATCGGGTGGAAGAGCGCGAGCCGGCCACCGGGGCGCACCACCCGAGACAGTTCGCGCAGATTCGCCTCGGGGTCGGGAAGGTGCGCGACGAGGCCCGCGGCGAACACCGCGTCGAGCGATCCGTCGCGCAGCGGCAGCCGGGCCACGTCGGCGAGCAGCAGCGCGCCCGCGTCCGCGCGTCCGGCCCGCACCGCCGCCGCCAGCATCTGCGGGGTCAGGTCCACGCCGAGCACGGTCCCGGCGCGGCCGACGGCGGCCCGGAGCGCGCCCAGGGCCCGGCCGGTGCCGCAGCCCGCGTCCAGCACGCGGTCCCCGGGCCGCAGCCCGCACTCGGTCACGGCGGCGGCGAAGGCGGGTCCGTCCTCCGGGAACTTGCGGTCCCAGCCGGCGGCCCGGGCCCCGAAGAACTCCTGCACGTGCGTGTGGTCCTCGCTCATGGGCACATGATCCCCCACCGCTGCACCGCCAGGTGTCGGCGGCCCGTACGCAAGGTGCACGCGGGGTGATCGAACGTGAACGTAGCTCTGTCATATTCCAGCACTTCCAGCTGCTTTCGAAATGCGCCCCCTGTTCGCGCCCTCACCCGGACTAGCGTCCGTTGGCCATGGGACACCTGGAACATCTGGACCATGCCGCCTTCGGCTGGCTGACACCCGTGCTGTCGTACGTGATGGCATCGATCGGCGCCGCCCTCGGGCTGCGCTGCACCGTCCGCGCGCTCGCCGCGACCGGGACCGTCCGCCGCAATTGGCTCCTCACCGCCGCCTCCGCCATCGCCACCGGCATCTGGACCATGCATTTCGTCGCGATGCTCGGTTTCGAGGTCACCGGCACGGAGATCCACTACAACGTGCCGCTCACCGTCCTGAGCCTGCTCGTCGCCCTGCTGGTCGTCGGCGCCGGCGTGTTCGCCGTCTGCTACGGCACGGCGCGCGGCCACTCCCTCGTACTGGGCGGCCTCACCACCGGGCTCGGTGTCGCCAGCATGCACTACCTGGGCATGGCGGCCCTGCGCCTGCACGGCGAGATCTCCTACGACCCGCTCCTGGTCTGCCTGTCCGTCGTCATCGCCGTGGTCGCGGCCACCGCCGCCCTCTGGGCCGCCCTCAAGATCAGCTCGCCGGTGGCCGTGGCCGCCGCCTCGCTCCTCATGGGCGCTGCGGTCAGCAGCATGCACTACACCGGGATGGCGGCCGTCTCGGTCAGCGTCAGCCCCTCCGACGAGGCCCTGCCCGGAGCCGACGCGATGCAGTTCGTCTTCCCGCTCGCCGTCGGACTGGGCTCCTACCTCTTCATCACCGCCGCCTTCGTCGCGCTCTCGCCCAGAGTCGGCGAGCGGGCCGCCACCGACTCGGCCCGGCACCCGGGGGAGCGGCCCGTGGCCGCGCACTGACCCCCGCCTCCGTGGGACCGCGCGCCGCGCCCGTCCCGCCGCCTGTCCCGCCGGTGATCCCACGGACCGGCGGTTCCCCCCACCGACCGACCGCACCCCTGGGCACCGCCCGGAACGAGGAGCCCATGCGAACACCCCGCAGAAGACCGGACGCAGCGGCGCCGCGGCTGCCAGCGCCCCCGGCACGGGGCCGTCGGGCCCACGCCGGGCCACCGGCAGAGGAACCAACGCAGGAACCGTCGCAGGAACCAGCGCAGGAACCGGTGCAGCAGCGACCGCGCCCGTCGGACGCCGCCCGCCCGCCCGGCTCC
This window encodes:
- a CDS encoding polyprenyl synthetase family protein, with product MSYLDLHRKVAQDIDAEIATALDRLGLVAATTRKSVAKLLEQRKLRHPLSVLPLLTHAIETGNPGPAVPLSAVHLLWWTSACYLDDLADADGASISGELTEDEALLAAVITGNALPVQIILAQDLPEATRGALISEILDGWIIGADGQLDDMRGDIRSASRMSVVETYRGKSGAPFGMITAMAALFSGTTGEKVALWREFGYVFGILWQLFNDQEDILSGRDEDLLNGTVTYLLASVIEDASPLSRDHILGLCAAASRSHPARLELASLLRTPAALDRYRAEIDCFRAEAYRILDELGGDETYQSVLRNLVDHASQMLLEADFTPAFVSGAA
- a CDS encoding oxygenase MpaB family protein is translated as MQRYDRLREILRLDPDEDFLAIYRLTATYEFPWDFTRALELALFRTYAVPAIGGLLAETAEFTDRAQKRYDDTALLLDAVVEHGFDNDTARTAIRRVNQMHRSYDISNDDMRYVLCTFVVIPSRWLDAYGWRPMTHHERRASANYYATLGRHLGITDIPGSYEEFETTLNAYEADHFGWDEGGRRVADATLDLMASWYPAPLAPAMRRGGIALLDDSLIDAFRYETPHAGVRKLVRGALRLRGRAVRLLPPRRAPHYARQNPEIKGYRGGYDVGELGTFPVPGSGGCPVPHPRRPTGADAQPPA
- a CDS encoding class I SAM-dependent methyltransferase; amino-acid sequence: MSEDHTHVQEFFGARAAGWDRKFPEDGPAFAAAVTECGLRPGDRVLDAGCGTGRALGALRAAVGRAGTVLGVDLTPQMLAAAVRAGRADAGALLLADVARLPLRDGSLDAVFAAGLVAHLPDPEANLRELSRVVRPGGRLALFHPIGRAALAARQGRRLTPQDLRAEHNLRPLLSAAGWDLDSYADEDHRFLALAVRRA
- a CDS encoding MHYT domain-containing protein gives rise to the protein MEHLDHAAFGWLTPVLSYVMASIGAALGLRCTVRALAATGTVRRNWLLTAASAIATGIWTMHFVAMLGFEVTGTEIHYNVPLTVLSLLVALLVVGAGVFAVCYGTARGHSLVLGGLTTGLGVASMHYLGMAALRLHGEISYDPLLVCLSVVIAVVAATAALWAALKISSPVAVAAASLLMGAAVSSMHYTGMAAVSVSVSPSDEALPGADAMQFVFPLAVGLGSYLFITAAFVALSPRVGERAATDSARHPGERPVAAH